The genomic DNA TTCCAGAATGTTTCCAACTTCCATAAATCTACTCACTGCCTTTCAGTTTTATTTATTTGTATTCAGTAATCTCATTGATGTTAGTAACAGTACGTTCGCACCATTAACTAATTGCTCCGGCGACGTATATTCCAGCGGATTATGGCTGACTCCGTCTTTACTCGGGACGAAGATCATTGCCGAAGGTGCAATTCTATTAATCATCTGTGCATCATGCCCTGCCCCCGACGTCATAAGCTTGGAACTTAACTTTAAATCCCCTGCTGCTGCGACGATATTTTCAACGATTGTCTTATCAAAAGTGACAGGTTCAAAAATTGCAAACTCTGTTGCCTGCACGCCGATTTTACCTTCCTCTTCTATTTCCTTAAGTGTATTTCTGACTAATTCCTGTGCTTCATGGAACCCTTTCTCTGTCGGGCTTCTCATATCCAGCGTAAATGTGGCTTTTGAAGGAATAATCGTCGCTGCATTCGGCTCCAGCTGAATGGAACCGAGTGTCGCTACAGTATCCAGTCCGTTTTTATTTATATAGTTATACAGCGTCGACATAAAGTAAGTCACTGCCTGCATCGGGTCTTTACGTAAGTAGTTTGGCGTTGAGCCTGCATGGTTCGCTTCACCGGTAAAAATGATTTCACGTCTCGAGTTCCCCTGCAGATTATGCACTGCACCAATTTCAAGTTCTTCTGTATCGAGTACCGGTCCCTGTTCGATATGAAGTTCAATGTAAGCTTCCGGCTCTATAAACCCGGGTTCATTTTGACCGGCATAGCCGATACGTTCCAGTTCATCCCCGAGACGCAGTCCGTCGATACCGACAGTATCGAGTGCCTTGTCTATATCCAGATCTCCGGAATACACAAGAGAACCGAGCATACTTGGCGGGAATCGTACGCCTTCTTCATTTGTAAATGCTGCGATTGTCACCGGTCTGTTCGTTTTAACATTGTTCTCTTTCAGCGTCTGGACAGTTTCCAAGCCCGACAGTACACCGTAACTGCCGTCATATTTCCCTGCATCGATTACAGAGTCAATATGCGAGCCGAGCATTAACGGCTTCCGGCCTTTGTTATGCTCTTCTTCCCATGTCGCAAAAACATTTCCAAAACGGTCGACTTCAACTTTTAAACCCAGTTCATCAAACCAGCTGATCAGCAGATCTCTGCCAAGCTTATCTTCGTCAGAAAGTGCCAGTCTGATCAGCTGACCTTTGTCGTTTCTTCCGACTTCTCCCAGTTCATTAATTCTGTTCAGTAATCTGTCTTCATTAATTTTTAATTGTTCCACTTTAGATGCGCCCCTTTTTTTAAAAAAATGCATTTACTGATATTTACCCTGAGCCGTTGAATTTACTCCAATATTAACTGTACGACTTCTTCTTTTGTAATACTGCCCAGATATTTTTGTAAATCTATCGAACCAAGTGCTGCAGTCAGATCTTCTTCTTTTAATTTTATTCCTGTAAGTACTTTTTCAACATCATTGATTTCACGGCTGCCGAAAAAATCCCCGTAAATTTTAGCGTGCTGTATAATACCGGAATCTACATCGAGAGTAATATCAAGTGTTCCGATAGAAAATCTGCCGTCTCTCGAATATTTAAACCTTGGTGATTTTCCGAATGTCCATTCCCAGTTTCTGTACTTCTCTTCCATCATCTTATCAATGGCTCTCCAGTCTTCATCAGTCAGTTCATAAGTTTTTACTTCACTTCTGTCTCTAGCGTTGAATATTTTTAAAATCATGAGTTCACAAAATTCAATGCTCGACAGATGCCTGTACTCATCCGGTAAATAATCTCTTAAAGAGACCACTCTGCTCCTGACCGACTTGATGCCTTTGGATTCCATTTTCTTTTTGTTCGGCCTTAACGATTTCTCCATCTTCTCTTCATCGATATCAAGGAGCAGTGAATATCCGCTGTACGTCCGGCCGTTCACTACACTCATCGCTCCCCCGGAAACTTTTCTGCCGTCGATATGCAGATCATTCCGCCCGCTTTTTTCAATATTTTTTAAGCCGAGTTCTTTTAATATTTGAATAGCCGGTTCATACATCTGATCAAAGTTTATATCGGCACTTAAATCGGTATTGTCACTGACAAAACAGAAATTTACCCCGCCCATATCGAGATAAATCGTTCCGCCGCCCGTATCCCTTCTGACGAGATTAATACCATTCTCCTTCATATATTCAAGATTGGC from Jeotgalicoccus saudimassiliensis includes the following:
- a CDS encoding M20 family metallo-hydrolase produces the protein MEQLKINEDRLLNRINELGEVGRNDKGQLIRLALSDEDKLGRDLLISWFDELGLKVEVDRFGNVFATWEEEHNKGRKPLMLGSHIDSVIDAGKYDGSYGVLSGLETVQTLKENNVKTNRPVTIAAFTNEEGVRFPPSMLGSLVYSGDLDIDKALDTVGIDGLRLGDELERIGYAGQNEPGFIEPEAYIELHIEQGPVLDTEELEIGAVHNLQGNSRREIIFTGEANHAGSTPNYLRKDPMQAVTYFMSTLYNYINKNGLDTVATLGSIQLEPNAATIIPSKATFTLDMRSPTEKGFHEAQELVRNTLKEIEEEGKIGVQATEFAIFEPVTFDKTIVENIVAAAGDLKLSSKLMTSGAGHDAQMINRIAPSAMIFVPSKDGVSHNPLEYTSPEQLVNGANVLLLTSMRLLNTNK
- a CDS encoding lipoate--protein ligase; translation: MYLIEVKRNGKYIYDGALALAVQVYAQQNLFLGEDMVFPYITEPLVQVGRYQNAREEANLEYMKENGINLVRRDTGGGTIYLDMGGVNFCFVSDNTDLSADINFDQMYEPAIQILKELGLKNIEKSGRNDLHIDGRKVSGGAMSVVNGRTYSGYSLLLDIDEEKMEKSLRPNKKKMESKGIKSVRSRVVSLRDYLPDEYRHLSSIEFCELMILKIFNARDRSEVKTYELTDEDWRAIDKMMEEKYRNWEWTFGKSPRFKYSRDGRFSIGTLDITLDVDSGIIQHAKIYGDFFGSREINDVEKVLTGIKLKEEDLTAALGSIDLQKYLGSITKEEVVQLILE